One window of Nicotiana tomentosiformis chromosome 11, ASM39032v3, whole genome shotgun sequence genomic DNA carries:
- the LOC138901904 gene encoding uncharacterized protein: MVDRTMKRPLGVIEDVFVCVDKFILPADFVILDYEVDYKVLIILGRPFLAAGKAVINAEAGELTFRLGDEKVVFHVYKSMRQLNSNEVCSFVDLVTDVIIEDTSATINVDSTLVVLHKRKKVIG; this comes from the exons atggtcgatcgtacaatgaagagaccattgggggtgattgaagatgtctttgtttgtgttgataagttcattctcccggcggattttgttattcttgattatgaAGTGGACTATAAGGTGCTGATTATTCTTGGAAGGCCTTTCCTTGCTGCGGGGAAAGCTGTTATTAATgcggaagccggagaactcactttccggttgggtgatgaaaaggtggtgttccacgtgtACAAATCTATGCGACAactgaatagcaatgaagtgtgttcattcgtggacttggtgactgaTGTTATTATTGaggatacaagtgccacgattaat gttgactctacattggtggtgctccacaagaggaagaaggttATTGGGTGa